The window TCGATTGTCGGGCCGGTCTTTCCCGCAGCGGTATTCCGCAACGGGCTGGTGGAGAGCTAGCCGATCTGGGCCAACCCACGCGGCGGGGCCGGCTCCGGCAGGTGAGGGAGGCGTCCCCGCGGCGCGGTTTAACGGTATTAAAGTGCTCTGGTGCTCTCTACGTGTCGCTTGCGGAGTTTCCCTGGCATGATTTCGACGTGGAGTTCGCCGTGCTTTTCGGATCTAGGTCCGGCGGCAGGCGGATCAAGGGCGACTGGGACGTGGCGGTCTGGCTTAACGACGTGGGGAAATACGCTGACCTCCTCGCGGCTTTGGCCAAATTCCTCGGCGTGCGGGAGGAG of the Thermoproteus uzoniensis 768-20 genome contains:
- a CDS encoding nucleotidyltransferase domain-containing protein, yielding MSLAEFPWHDFDVEFAVLFGSRSGGRRIKGDWDVAVWLNDVGKYADLLAALAKFLGVREEDVDLVALNHTSL